In Procambarus clarkii isolate CNS0578487 chromosome 6, FALCON_Pclarkii_2.0, whole genome shotgun sequence, one DNA window encodes the following:
- the LOC138356106 gene encoding zinc finger protein 610-like: MKKHMLVHPGEKPHKCPECGKKFSLLANIKTHMLVHSGEKPHMCPECGKRFRHLNKCEKKFSQLGSMKTHMMMHSDERRFECDECGKRFRDRGSIISHMLVHTEERPFECDKCGRLYKSRKGIKAHIFRSTFFSATEETWQCSTATVLALAVPSLPPQLKA; encoded by the exons atgaagaaacacatgttagtgcatccgggtgaaaaacctcataagtgtccagagtgtgggaagaagttCAGTCTGCTTGCAAATataaagactcacatgttagtgcattcgggtgaaaaacctcatatgtgtccagagtgtgggaagaggttcagacaCCTTaata agtgtgagaagaagttcagtcagcttggaagtatgaagactcacatgatgaTGCACAGTGATGAAAGACGTTTTGAGTGTGATGAGTGTGGCAAAAGGTTTCGAGATCGTGGATCTATAATaagtcacatgttagtacatacaGAAGAAAGGCCTTTTGAGTGTGATAAATGTGGCAGATTATATAAGTCACGTAAAGGTATAAAagcacacat CTTCCGTTCCACTTTCTTCTCTGCCACAGAAGAAACGTGGCAATGTTCCACAGCCACAGTGCTGGCATTGGcagtgccatcactgccaccacagtTGAAGGCTTGA